TGCAGTGAAAACAGATGCACTGAAACTTCAGGGATTGATTGACCAACTCCGAAATCAATGATCAAAAGAAAACACCAACTGTACCTGCTCTGATGTTGCATAAGCCCCATAGTGCATTTCTTTACGTGACAATGCCTTTACTGCAGCAAAGAAGGATTGCACCTGACAACCACACCACAGATAAGAGAAAACCAACCAGACGCAAACAAATGCATCAACAGataatttaaatcaaaaaaGAAACTGGGAGCTTTATATGTCCCAGCTAAATGACATCGTTATACATGGGGTTCCTTAGGACTTTCTATCAATAATTAAACTAGTAATTTAACAGACAATACATGATAGAAAAAACTCTTCCAAACATCTCACTTGTTAAAAAATCTTTtactttgaaaatttaaaacccacttggaaataaataaattaagctTCTGAACCAAACATAACAAATCTTTTTCATCCCCTCTTTTATCCTGAAACTGAAATTTTAGATTTCACAAACAAAAGAAGTCAGCAAACTCGAGTTCAAATAAATCAAAGTATGCACAAAGTGGAAAAACAATAGGATACCGCTGGCagataaatataagaattattGTTAATGGTTTAAAGGAGGAAAACCATGTACGTTGCTCTTCACAAACTACATTCGAATAAAATAGAATGtacacaaattttaaaagacCAACACACCTTTTCAACAACAGACGTGAGTTTAAATGTTAGATACAATCCTGTCATCAGTGACGAAAAGAGGCTTCCATATTCTTTGTTCAGGAAGAAACGATACCAAACTGGTGTTGGCAACAAGGCACGGTAAAGCAGAAGGAGATATTCAACTAAAGTCAGCATTTGACCCTGTCAAATAAATGATAGTACTATCAAAATGTGAACCTGAGAGAGATGATATAGATCCTGAACCCACAACTCCTGGAAATATTACAAGAGATTGCAAAGGCACGTTGACTACAATATAACTTGAGAAGAAATGAGCCATTTTAAAATGTTCTTCTATTCCTCAGCACACAAATGCTTAGCTCAACTTCTCTAGTGCTTCATAATTTATTACCTCACCTGCTTACGATAATTTCGGCCTCTGCTATTCTTGTAATACATCAACAACATACACTTGACTACCATTGCAGCTTGGCGGACCAAAGTATCTGACATTTTAAAACACAATGACAAAGCAAGAATATTAATCCCTCAATGAGTTCaaatcaaagaataaataaataattctgaAATCTGCAACAAGCAAGAGCTTCCATCACAAAAAGTATTTCTGCGTTAACATGGTAATTGCAGCCACATATCAGTTCATCAACATTCAAACCAAAATGAATTAAATGAAGCACAATTTATGCTTCAACAGAATCATGGACAAAGGATACAAGTTAGTCATACAGTTTAAATCCTCTGCCGCCATTCTTAGAATAACTCATTCCAGAAATAACTAACGAGGGCAATACTAAATATTTCaacaaactaaaatcacaaGCCTCTAAAGAGACATGAAGCAATGATAACAAGAAGACGAGACCTAAAATACGACACATTTAATAATAACTCTCCCTCAAATACTCTCAATAGCAAGTTCAGGCAAAATTAAAATGCGATTTAAACCACAGCAAGCAATCATTGAGGATAGGACGAGAAACACACCATTGACCATGATGATGAAAATCGCATGCCAGAAAGGCGGTATATCCTTGGGAGGAAGCATGATCAAGGGATACATGAGATCATCATTCTGATACCACCAATAAACACCAACCACATGAAGCGCGAACCCAACAGAAATCCCAATCAAAACCGGTATTTTCCTCTCTCCCTGCACCCGCCAAAaccacacacacaaacaaacacgCTCAATAAACAACACAATTCTCATATACATTATATCGCTTCGCGGCCACACAAAGAATAAGCATCACACCTTCAACGCAGTCTGTTTCCTCATAATATCATTCGACTTGAAAAGCACAGCCGCAATCCAAATTGTCACGAAAAAACCTGTAATCATTCCTCAACAtcatcaaattaaaacaaacaaaaacgtGCGTCCGATAGAACAGTAACTGAAAACGTACCTTGCAAATGCTGCCTTATGAAAACAACCAAGAGAAGCAACGAAAACGGCAAGACCTGCTCAATCCACCTGGCAGCATGCTGAATGTCGTATCTCTGGTAAGAGGAGTCTCTCCCAACGCCATCCCCTCCGGCGCCGGCGCTTTCCTCAGCACCATCGCTGCGCGGCGACGACGAGGGCAACACGGCATCGTTTTGCGAATGCGCGAGTCCCACGACCAATCCCGAAGCGGCAGGAGGGCTATGCTGTTCCTCCCGGGGTTGCTGCTCCTGCTCCGCGGGGCCGATGATCCTGATCGAAACCTCTCCGTCATTGTTAACGGCGTCAGGGGCTGGCTGGCTGTGGTGGTTAGACGAGCGCGACGGAAGGATACCGGAATATTCCAACAGCGCCGATAACGGAGCCTGAATGATATTTGTGGGCGACAAAATCCCGGAAATTCTCCTGGCGTTGGGGGAAGCGGAGGGTGAAGAAGAAGGTCGGAAAGCGTCTGCGTTGTTGGGTTCCATAACCCTAACTGTGAATCATGAAAGAGGggctagggtttggggtttcgggagAAGAGGATTTAGGGATTATTGTTGAGGATTGTGTTATGGTTTGAGAAGTGTGAAGTGATGAAAGTGATGACGGTGGTTGAAGGAGGCGATGGTGGGTGGTGGTGGGTGGATGGTGTTGTTCTCTGCTGTGGTGTGCAGGGAAAATCGCcacagagagagagaaagaagaaagagagaagaaagagagagacaGAGACAAAGATAGGGTCGCTACAGGACAAACCACATAAGAAAAGGAGAGAAGCAACCATTTCGGATGCTATACTTGCTCTATGCTTTATCGTCCCCAATTAACATTTGCCATTTCACactttgtaataataataataataatatcgaatatttattttctacccACAATAATAATATCGCAATATACGAATACGTATACGTGTATATACATACATGTATACTTGGGATTATATTCGAAATGTTGGCatttatgatattaattttGTGATGTTTACTAAAGAAAGTGtgttttttatcaacaatcTAAAAATgcttatgataataataacagcCTATAAATCTGAACTCCTTAAAAGACTATTTTTATTCAACTATGTTATATGCTTTCAATAAACATTTATTCCAATTTAGACATAacttatatcaaaatttaaattatttatcacaaatatagaatattattataaattttaattataacatgATTCGTGTATCACAGATACACAACctaataagatttttttagaACAATGTTAGAATGTATAAAGAAACTGTTCTTGGACTTTATGTTCTCCTCACATTATTTTGTGTCTTTCTAAATGGGATGTGAAACTTTCTTTGATGTTTTTCACATGGTTCTTGTTTTGACTTTTgggttaaatttattttatcttttatttcatttttagtaATAGTTTgaatattattcattattttcatttttcttttcgttTTATACATAAGTATTCATCTTTAGTAGTTAATTGTAGATGGTAAATGTTAGTTCAATTTCTATAGTTGGTCTAGACTATTTCAAGTTTCAATATTTCTAATAgacaagttatttttttttcttatttttattttcatgaatcAATCATTCATTGTATAAATTGACAATCTGACACATGTAATGttacaaaattgaattttttgtcgTGTACTTTTGTTCAGCTTTCAAAATATTCTTATATtagtgtaatattttttttaatatatcttaaaacatcaaattcaatgTCTATGATGTGTTTTTTAAGACAGAACATATAGGTAGCAAAATGTTCgataaaaaatccaaattttgatATTACATTTTGATTGAGTCACCATGTGACACaaatactattaaaataaaatagatatgtTAGCATATATTAATGGAAGCTTTCTTGAATTCCTATTTTACTAAACTATGTTGATGGAatgttgaaatataaattttgaaaacattaatttttttactaaatattaCATTCAATCATTGATTAGAGCTTagaaatttgatttgatttttttttgttaaatattcaAGCTTAAATGGACCAACCAAGAGATAATATTATAGTTACTTTgcacttatttttttcttaattttttttatgagataaaaacattttgtttgtgttttattttttgtgtttgtccgctcattttaaaaatagattttttttttaattttaacaagaaAATCTTCTATAATTCTTGAATtggtgaatatttaaaaaatgacctattttgtaaacatttatttgaaatttaaaaatactaattaggTATCGTTTTACCTTTAATCATTCcgaataatttttaataacttgAAGGGTAATTTTGACATATAATTTGTAGTATTTTATCTaggagaaaaattttaaaaatcaataaaaataattttaattactttaatagttaattttaaagtttatgtgtaagaatttaaaaaaatttcctaCTCTTTCTTCttacgttttttttttgttcttttcatgCTCTTTTTCTAAATCATTTAAGGTATCATCAACTCAATTAATAGGAGTTTATTTCATATTAACTTCAATTGTACTTATGTTTTAATAAAGTGCTTATTTTTCACCAATGTTagtcaaatattttttcaacaaCGCAGATTaatgttttcttaattaatatcaGGAAAgctatttttctttcttgacAATTCTCATGAATGTTCTTATGtcaatattcataaattttgtaaaaaaacaatttaatagattaattattttatattgtattatttgaaTACTGGAATGGAAATATATGTAATAATAGCatagtttaaattattaatacttaccaattaagttttaattattaatgaaaaatttaattacataatttaatatataaaagtaatactttttaactaatttaactaaaaaacatcattagactaattaatatatatatatatatatatatatatatatatatatatatatatatatatatatatatatatatatatatatatatatatatatatatatatatatataaacttgtGGAGAGAGTTAGGTCCTGAGACCACCCTACCCTCAGATTTTTATAGGCCTAGGATTAGACCAAAACAATTTGACTTATTATcggtgaaataataaaaaaaaaaagaatctttTGCAAActatgttgaaaaaaaaaatataattgatataaaatgaaacaattgtAATTTGTATCAGCTAAAAATACTAACAATTATCAATTAAGAATAACTCTTGTCAACGTGAATTAGAAAAGTCTTGCAAGCTTTAGTTAAAAAGTTACTTCAACCGAAAAAATTAttaccaatatttttaattgcCAAATTGTtatgtaatattaaaatatttttttataatgataatcaAAATACTCtatgcatataaaaaaatttaatttaaataattttaatcaaacaaaataaaattaatttaaattcagtttatttaactctttttaTGAAATTAGAATATCCTCtctctaaatatattataaagctatataaaatgttaattcATAACTTTTCTTTGTCGCTGAGCTtgcaaaagaaataaagaacaaaaagaaaagacttAATAGTGTTGCTTCTTGTGTGCTAGTTGTATCAAAGAGAGTGGAATAGAATGTGAAATGTGGGGTTAGCCTGGCCCGAAAAGGAAGGGAAAAAACTTGGGCCTTTACTTTTTGTACACCCAACCACAAAAATCACACTTCCACTATTCTTTTTCCACTTGTGCACTCAAAAATAAATC
This region of Vigna unguiculata cultivar IT97K-499-35 chromosome 5, ASM411807v1, whole genome shotgun sequence genomic DNA includes:
- the LOC114185343 gene encoding RING finger and transmembrane domain-containing protein 2 is translated as MEPNNADAFRPSSSPSASPNARRISGILSPTNIIQAPLSALLEYSGILPSRSSNHHSQPAPDAVNNDGEVSIRIIGPAEQEQQPREEQHSPPAASGLVVGLAHSQNDAVLPSSSPRSDGAEESAGAGGDGVGRDSSYQRYDIQHAARWIEQVLPFSLLLLVVFIRQHLQGFFVTIWIAAVLFKSNDIMRKQTALKGERKIPVLIGISVGFALHVVGVYWWYQNDDLMYPLIMLPPKDIPPFWHAIFIIMVNDTLVRQAAMVVKCMLLMYYKNSRGRNYRKQGQMLTLVEYLLLLYRALLPTPVWYRFFLNKEYGSLFSSLMTGLYLTFKLTSVVEKVQSFFAAVKALSRKEMHYGAYATSEQVNAAGDLCAICQEKMHAPILLRCKHIFCEDCVSEWFERERTCPLCRALVKPADLRSFGDGSTSLFFQLF